GATACGGTATGCGAGTCGAGCCTCTGCCCGAATTTAAACGAGTGTTATTCAAGGATGTTCGCGACATTTTTAATTCTTGGGGCCAACTGCACCCGGGCCTGCAGTTTTTGTTCGGTTGATAATAACGTCCCAAAGGCCGTGGACCCTAAAGAGCCCAAAAAAATCGTCTCGATAGTGAAGAAGATCGGACTTAAATATGTTGTTATAACCTCGGTCACTCGCGATGACCTGCCGGATGGAGGCGCTTCGCAGTTTGCTAGGGTGGTCCGTTCCCTGAAGAGATACCGGCAGGACATAAAAGTAGAGGTGCTGGTCCCTGATTTCAACGGGAATAAAAAATCGTTGGAGAAGGTCTTTGATGCCGGGCCCGATATTTTCGGGCATAATACGGAGACCGTAAAACGGCTGTATCCTCTCGTAAGGCGAGGGGCGGATTATACCAGGTCCCTGGATGTCTTAAGGGCCGCAAGAGATTTTCCCGGCAGGCACCTTGTGAAGAGCGCTTTGATGCTGGGGCTGGGCGAAACGGATGACGAGACAATAGCTGCAATGACGGATATCAGGAAAGCCGGGTGCGACATATTGACTATCGGGCAGTACCTGAGGCCGCGGATGGCCAATATGCCTGTAAGCCGTTATTTAAAGCTGCCCGAGTTTGAGAAGTTTAAACAGATAGGCCGTGGGCTCGGGTTCAAATATGTAAGTTCCGGCCCTTTTGTCCGGAGCTCATATTTTGCGGAAGAGGCGTATTTCAAATGCATTAACGCTCCCGGCGTCGCGGACGAACGAGTCTGCGGCATAATGATGCTGGCCAGGCTGTAAATACAGGAGGAAGAGATGACGGACGTAAAGCTGCCTCCCATAGCGGAAGGCGTGGATAAAGCCAGTGTGTCGTACCTGCATCACAATGCGGGTGATAATGTTAAATCCGGGGAAGACCTTATAGAGTTTGTTACAGATAAGGCGACTTTCAACGTGCCCGCTCCCGTATCCGGTTTGCTTAAAGAAGTGCTTGTCAGTGAAGGCGACGAGGTAAAGGTCGGCCAGGTCCTCGCGAGGATAGAGTAGCATGAGTCCCAAGAAAGTACTTCTGCTGTATATATCCGAGCATTCCGGTCATCACTGCGCAAGCCTTGCGATAGAGAAGGCCCTTCGCGCGTTAGAACCTTCCATAGAAACGATGAACATCAATTCTTTCAATTACACCAACCCGATCCTTGAGAAGGTCATAAACAGGGCTTATATGGGTGTTGTAAAACGGACCCCGGAGATATGGGATTATCTTTACGATAATCCGAAAGTATTGAAGAATACGCAAAGACTGAGGCAGATGATACACAGGTTCAATAAGGGCAAATTGAAGACCTTGCTCGATGATTTTATGCCTGATGCCATTGTATGCACTCAGGCATTTCCCTGCGGCATGATAGCCGACTACAAGAAGACCTACGGCCTCGATATCCCGTTGATAGGCGTGCTCACTGATTACGCGCCCCACTCGTACTGGATATATAATAACGTGGATCTTTATGTCGTTCCGTCGGATGCTACAGGCGCCAAGCTGATAGCGAACGGCATTGAGCCTTCAAGAATAGGCTCTTTCGGCATACCCATAGACACGCGTTTCCAGTCGTTTACAGACAGGAATATGCTGCTGGCGCGGTACGGCCTTGACGAGGATGTGCCCTGCGTATTGATCATGGGCGGAACTCAAGGGCTGGGACCTATAAAAGAGATGTCCAGGTCGCTTGACAGGGCATATCTTAACCTTCAGGCTGTCATTGTAACGGGAACGAATAAAAGATTGTATAAGTGGCTTAAAGGCAGGCGTTTCCGAAAGAAGATCGTCGCGCTTCCGTACGCTGATAACGTGAACGAGTTGATGGAGATGGCGACGGTCGTCATTACAAAGGCCGGCGGGATAACTACTGCCGAAGCTCTGGCAAAAGGCGTTCCGATGCTCGTGGTCAACTCCCTCCCCGGGCAAGAGGCGATGAATACCGTATTTTTACTTAGCGAAGGCGTCGCGGTCAGGGCTGAAAGCCCGGCGGATGTGGAAGCGATCCTCGAGGAACTGTTGTATAACAAGAATAAGCTTAAGGCTATGAGCGATAAGGCCCGGTCTCTTGCCAGGCCGGACAGTTCTGTCAACATAGCCAAAACCGTCCTCAAACTGATCCATAAAAGATAATGCTATACATTTTATACAGAATCGCCTATTTTCTCGCGCTGATGCTTCCGCTTAAGGCGGCATACTGGCTCGCCTGCAGGATCGCAGGTCTGTGGTGCCGTATTTCGCGGAAGGACAGGATGGTAATAATGAATAATATGAAGACCGTCCTGGGAGACAGGATATCGAACGACCGGGCAAAAATTCTGACGAAGGAAGTATTCAGGAATTTCGCGAAATACCTGGTAGACTTTTTCCGATTTTCCCTGATCGACCGGGAATTCATAAAAAAATTTGTTAAAGTGGACGGCCTGTCTAATCTGGATGAGGCCCTTCGGCGCGGTAAGGGTGTCATAGCCCTGTCGGCCCATATAGGTAACTGGGAGCTGGGCGGAGCGGTCCTGCCGTCTATCGGCTATCCGACCAGCGCGGTGGTATTGTCGCATCAGGATAAGAATATCAACGAGTTCTTTAAGCGGCAGAGGCTCAAATGCAGGATGAAGCCTATAGAAATAGGTATTTCGCTGAAGAGCTGTTACGTTGCGTTAAAGAACAATGAAGTGCTGGCCCTTCTCGGCGATAGGGATTTTACGAAGAACGGTATTGCCGCCGATTTTTTCGGCAAGAAAGCGTCCATACCGAAAGGGCCGGCGGTATTCAGCTACAGGATAGGCTCTGCCATAGTCCCCACTTTCATGTTGAGAGAGGATGACGACACATTCAGGTTTGTATTTGATAAGCCGATATATCCGAATACGGACGGCGATGAGAGAGCTGAAACCATCTCCCTGACGAAAAAGATCGTCTCTGTAATGGAGGATTACGTCAGGCGATATCCGACCCAATGGTATGTATTTAAAGACATATGGAGTAACGATGAGTTCGACGTGCGTCCTGATACCGTCTTATAATGAGGCCAGGTCAATAGGCGGCATTGTGAGGGAGCTTAAAGAGAAGGGGTTAGACGTTTTTGTGGTGGACGACGGTTCAACCGACAATACGGCCTCGATAGCCGAATCCCAGGGCGCGATCGTAGTCAAACATAAGGTCAACAAGGGCAAAGGGGCCTCATTACAGGAAGGCTTTAAACATATCTTGAAAAAAAACTTTGACGCAGTCATGATAATGGACGGCGACGGCCAGCACAAGGTATCCGACATAGACGGTTTTTTAAGCAAGATGGAAGAAACGGGCGCCGACGTCATTATCGGCAACAGGATGATGGACATATCTTCTATGCCGTTAATAAGGATACACACAAACCGTTTTATGTCTAATCTTATCTCCATAATATGCGGCCAGAAGATCCCCGACAGTCAGTGTGGTTTCAGGCTTATAAAGAGAGAGGTTTTAGATAAGATAAGGCTGACATCTTCCAACTACGAAATAGAATCCGAGCTCATCATCGAAGCCGCCAAGAAAGGTTTCAAAGTGGAGTCGGTCCCGATAATGACCGTATATGAAGATGAGAAGAGCAAGATAAATCCTGTCATCGATACCTTGAGATTTCTGTTTTTTTTGATAAAGCTGAGTTTGAGGAAATGAGGGGATAAGATGGAGCCGGACTTTGAAAAGACGCGCAATGCTATGGTTGACGAGCAACTCATCGTCCGCGGCATATCCGACAAACGTGTTCTGGACGCCTTCCGTAAGGTGCCCAGGCATGAATTTATACCAACCAGGGACCGCGAATACGCGTATAGCGATTATCCTCTTCCAATAGGATACGGCCAGACCATCTCGCAGCCATATATGGCAGCTTTGATGACAGAATGTTTGGGCCTTAAAGGCGATGAGAAGATCCTGGAGATAGGCACAGGCAGCGGATACCAGGCGGCGATATTGGCTGATCTGGCTGGCAAGGTATTCTCGGTCGAGAGGATCGAGGCATTGGCTTCTGCGGCAAAGAAAGTCCTTGGATACCTGGGGTATAGGAATATTGCGATTACGGTGGGCGACGGCACGCTGGGCCTGGAAGAGAAGGCTCCTTACGACGGTATAATAGTAACAGCGGGAGCGCCTGCAATACCCGATGCCATTATCGGGCAGCTTAAGGAAAAGGGCCGGCTTGTTATACCGGTAGGCGGAAATTTTAATCAGGTCCTCACTATAGTCGAAAAAAACGGCGATTCGGTTAATATTCAAGAAATATGCGGCTGCGTATTTGTCCCGTTAATAGAAGACAAGGGGTGGCCAGGCGCAAAGGCCGGATAAGAGCTGTTAATTTAATTCAGGTAAGTGATATGCGAAAAAGATTAAAAGATGGGCTGGTGCAGGTATACACAGGGAACGGCAAAGGGAAGACTACCGCAGCATTAGGCCTGGCTTTAAGGGCCTCCGGCGCAGGTCTCAAGATATGTTTCTTCCAATTCATCAAGCGCGGCGACTACAGCGAGAAAAAGGCGCTGGCAAATATCAAAAATATTACGGTCATACAATGCGGCCGAGGTTGTTTTGTTAAGGGGAAGCCGCGCGCTAAAGATATAAGATTGGCTCAGGTCGGCCTCGATAGATGCGCCGCGATCATAAGGTCCGGGGAATATGATATTGTTATATTGGATGAGATAAACATAGCCGCAAAGATCGGATTGGTCAGAGTAAAAGATGTCATTGATGTTATAAGCGATAGGCCAAATTTTGTCGAAGTAGTTCTTACCGGCCGTTATTGCCCCGCAGCCATTAAATCACGCGCCGATCTAGTGACTAATATGAGAGATGTACGCCACCCGTTCCGGAAGCACATTCACGCTCGTCGAGGCATCGAATTTTAGAGGGAATAAAAGCCAATTTTACGTCATATGTTAGTTTACAAAAAAGTTAAATTAAACCTATTGACAATTCCTGTATATGGAGTATATTTGTATTAGAAGTCGAAAGGCAAAGGTGCTCTGGTTTAAAAAGCAATTAGGCTTTTTCTTTGAAAGCCAAAGAAGGGGTGAAGGTGAGAATAAACAGCTGTAATATACAAACTGGGAATTCTACAAAGAGCCTGGAGCGATAAGACGGGTTCTTTTTTTATAGTTAATAAGTTTATAAAGTTCTTAACAAACAAAAAAAAGGGGGTAGAATATGAAAAGTCAACTGAAAGTAAAAAAAGAAAGGAAGGGGGTGATTGATATGAAAAAGATAGCGTTTATATTACTGGCGTTAGTGTTTGCCGCTGGCGTAACAGGAACAGCGTCGGCATTAACTATCGACCAGACAAAGTCTGTCACAGCGACAGGCAGCGTTGCCGGCGTTACATCATTGGCTGTAGATGTGACATCTATAGCTTATGGTGAGGGTGCGACCGACAGGTATCCGACAGCTCCTAAGATAAAGCTGACTTACTCCAGTAACTACAATCCGTGGAAGATAATGGTATCTACGAACAATACAACGATACCTATGCAGGCAGACGACGGGTTGTACGCGAAAGGCGGGTTAGTAACCGGCACAGGCACATCGGCCCATACTGCCGCATGTAAATGGGTCACGAAGATCGGGACCAGCTCGACTACTCCGGCTCTTCCTACAGCGACGGCCTACAACTATGTCAAAGATATACGGGATGAAGATGACCCGGCAACAGGCGGAGGTCAGGATGAGTCGTGGGCTGCCGCTTTGGCAGGTGGTTATCCTGTAATAGCTTTTGGCGATGCGTCAGGCAATGGCTATTGCATCGATCCTACCAATAGCGCTCCGGGAGATTTCCAGTACACGGGAGACGCCATTACGGAAGCAAGCGGTGTGGCTGTGTACATAGCTGCCGGATTCGCGACGAATTTCGTCGATCCAGCGATTAAAGCATCAGCCGGAAGTTACGCGACAACATTTGTCTTTGATTTGATTCACGAATAAAAAAAGACAAATGCATAAACATGGAATACGCCCCATTAGAATAACATTCTAATGGGGCTAGACCATGGGAGATAAGGAGAATGGATAACGGCGGCATGGTTCTCAAAAAAACATTTGCAGTATTAGCACTCGGGGCGTTTATGCTTTTATACAGCTCCTGCGTGCATGCCGCCATCTCCGTCGCCCCTTCTAATATAGAGATCGTATTAACTGAAGGGGCCGCGGAGAAAGGTTTTTTTACCGTGACTAACGAAGCGAGCGAGAGCGTTACGGTCAAGGTCGAGCCGGAGGACTGGTTTAAGATGAGATTGGGTAGGGCCGGTATACCGCTCGATAAGTGGCTGACGATATCACCGGTAAAATTCGATATTGAGCCAATGGGGGTTAAAAAGGTAGAATATGTGATAGCGCCGCCGGACGGCGCAAACGGCGAAGTGGCGGCTATGGTTTACTTCGGCGTCACGTCCGATTCCGGCGGGATGAGCATTACAAGCAGGAACGGCTCTTCTATATACGTAGCTGTTGCCGGCACATTCAACCTCGACTGCGTCATTAAGAACGTGTCGGTGCAGAAGAAAAAGACGAATGCCGACGCGCCGGGTAACGCAATATTATTTATTATAGAGGTGGAAAACAAGGGCGACGTCCATGTAAGGCCTACAGGGAATATAAATATTACGTCCGATAACGGCGGCAAATACGAAGTACCGGTCGTCCGTGGATTCCCGGCATATCCGGGATGTGCAGAGAAATATATGGTAACATGGGACAATGCTGACTATGCCCCAGGCAGATATGAGGCATTGATCACCCTTGATTACGGTAAGATATACAACATTAAAAAAGAGATAACGAAGAAGGTAGCCTTTAATATAGGTAAGGACGGCGGCGTCACTTATTAGCCGCGGCGCATATCCGACCTGTCTTTTTATTTAAACAGGATACGGACGAAGTGTGCCTGGCATAGTTTTTATATTTAGAAAGTCTTATTTAATCACAATGGGGGAGATGAGATAAGGTGCGCATGATATTGAAGAAGTTACTATGCATCACGCTCACTCTGGCGATCCTGTTCCCGTTGGAGATGGTCGAGCTCTCCGCCGTTGACTGGACTTCGCCCAGAGTAAATTCATATACCCCTAACCAGGCTACAGTTAATATTGACCTCGCCTTTGACACACTTCCGGATTTTTCAGTAACCGCGTCAGACCTTCAAGCCGCGA
The Candidatus Omnitrophota bacterium genome window above contains:
- the lipA gene encoding lipoyl synthase; protein product: MYIEKRRPSWLKKRLVLSDNVKQMKSILSGVDTVCESSLCPNLNECYSRMFATFLILGANCTRACSFCSVDNNVPKAVDPKEPKKIVSIVKKIGLKYVVITSVTRDDLPDGGASQFARVVRSLKRYRQDIKVEVLVPDFNGNKKSLEKVFDAGPDIFGHNTETVKRLYPLVRRGADYTRSLDVLRAARDFPGRHLVKSALMLGLGETDDETIAAMTDIRKAGCDILTIGQYLRPRMANMPVSRYLKLPEFEKFKQIGRGLGFKYVSSGPFVRSSYFAEEAYFKCINAPGVADERVCGIMMLARL
- a CDS encoding biotin/lipoyl-containing protein, which encodes MTDVKLPPIAEGVDKASVSYLHHNAGDNVKSGEDLIEFVTDKATFNVPAPVSGLLKEVLVSEGDEVKVGQVLARIE
- a CDS encoding glycosyltransferase, with the translated sequence MSPKKVLLLYISEHSGHHCASLAIEKALRALEPSIETMNINSFNYTNPILEKVINRAYMGVVKRTPEIWDYLYDNPKVLKNTQRLRQMIHRFNKGKLKTLLDDFMPDAIVCTQAFPCGMIADYKKTYGLDIPLIGVLTDYAPHSYWIYNNVDLYVVPSDATGAKLIANGIEPSRIGSFGIPIDTRFQSFTDRNMLLARYGLDEDVPCVLIMGGTQGLGPIKEMSRSLDRAYLNLQAVIVTGTNKRLYKWLKGRRFRKKIVALPYADNVNELMEMATVVITKAGGITTAEALAKGVPMLVVNSLPGQEAMNTVFLLSEGVAVRAESPADVEAILEELLYNKNKLKAMSDKARSLARPDSSVNIAKTVLKLIHKR
- a CDS encoding lysophospholipid acyltransferase family protein, with protein sequence MLYILYRIAYFLALMLPLKAAYWLACRIAGLWCRISRKDRMVIMNNMKTVLGDRISNDRAKILTKEVFRNFAKYLVDFFRFSLIDREFIKKFVKVDGLSNLDEALRRGKGVIALSAHIGNWELGGAVLPSIGYPTSAVVLSHQDKNINEFFKRQRLKCRMKPIEIGISLKSCYVALKNNEVLALLGDRDFTKNGIAADFFGKKASIPKGPAVFSYRIGSAIVPTFMLREDDDTFRFVFDKPIYPNTDGDERAETISLTKKIVSVMEDYVRRYPTQWYVFKDIWSNDEFDVRPDTVL
- a CDS encoding glycosyltransferase family 2 protein — protein: MSSTCVLIPSYNEARSIGGIVRELKEKGLDVFVVDDGSTDNTASIAESQGAIVVKHKVNKGKGASLQEGFKHILKKNFDAVMIMDGDGQHKVSDIDGFLSKMEETGADVIIGNRMMDISSMPLIRIHTNRFMSNLISIICGQKIPDSQCGFRLIKREVLDKIRLTSSNYEIESELIIEAAKKGFKVESVPIMTVYEDEKSKINPVIDTLRFLFFLIKLSLRK
- a CDS encoding protein-L-isoaspartate(D-aspartate) O-methyltransferase, with protein sequence MEPDFEKTRNAMVDEQLIVRGISDKRVLDAFRKVPRHEFIPTRDREYAYSDYPLPIGYGQTISQPYMAALMTECLGLKGDEKILEIGTGSGYQAAILADLAGKVFSVERIEALASAAKKVLGYLGYRNIAITVGDGTLGLEEKAPYDGIIVTAGAPAIPDAIIGQLKEKGRLVIPVGGNFNQVLTIVEKNGDSVNIQEICGCVFVPLIEDKGWPGAKAG
- the cobO gene encoding cob(I)yrinic acid a,c-diamide adenosyltransferase, translated to MRKRLKDGLVQVYTGNGKGKTTAALGLALRASGAGLKICFFQFIKRGDYSEKKALANIKNITVIQCGRGCFVKGKPRAKDIRLAQVGLDRCAAIIRSGEYDIVILDEINIAAKIGLVRVKDVIDVISDRPNFVEVVLTGRYCPAAIKSRADLVTNMRDVRHPFRKHIHARRGIEF